Proteins encoded within one genomic window of Callithrix jacchus isolate 240 chromosome 11, calJac240_pri, whole genome shotgun sequence:
- the C11H7orf25 gene encoding UPF0415 protein C7orf25 homolog, which yields MSAHSMLCERIAIAKELIKRAESLSRSRKGGIEGGAKLCSKLKAELKFLQKVEAGKVAIKESHLQSTNLTHLRAIVESAENLEEVVSVLHVFGYTDTLGEKQTLVVDVVANGGHTWVKAIGRKAEALHNIWLGRGQYGDKSIIEQAEDFLQASHQQPVQYSNPHIIFAFYNSVSSPMAEKLKEMGISVRGDIVAVNSLLDHPEELQPSESESDDEGPELLQVTRVDRKNILASVAFPTEIKVDVCRRVNLDITTLITYVSALSYGGCHFIFKEKVLTEQAEQERKEQVLPQLEAFMKDKELFACESAVKDFQSILDTLGGPGERERATMLIKRINVVPDQPSERALRLVASSKINSRSLTIFGTGDTLKAITMTANSGFVRAANNQGVKFSVFIHQPRALTESKEALATPLPDYTTDSEH from the coding sequence ATGTCTGCACATTCCATGCTCTGTGAACGAATCGCCATAGCCAAGGAACTGATCAAGAGAGCAGAATCACTTTCTAGATCAAGAAAAGGTGGCATAGAAGGTGGTGCAAAGCTGTGCAGCAAATTGAAGGCAGAATTAAAATTCTTACAGAAAGTAGAAGCTGGGAAAGTAGCTATTAAAGAATCTCATTTACAGAGCACCAACCTAACACACCTGAGAGCCATTGTGGAATCAGCAGAAAACCTCGAAGAAGTTGTTAGTGTTCTTCACGTCTTTGGTTACACGGATACCTTGGGAGAAAAGCAGACCCTTGTGGTAGATGTAGTTGCAAATGGTGGTCATACTTGGGTGAAAGCCATTGGCCGGAAGGCTGAAGCTCTTCATAACATCTGGCTGGGCAGGGGCCAGTATGGTGACAAAAGCATCATTGAGCAGGCGGAAGACTTCCTCCAGGCCAGTCACCAGCAGCCCGTGCAATATAGCAACCCTCACATCATCTTTGCGTTTTACAACAGTGTCTCCAGTCCCATGGCAGAGAAGCTGAAAGAAATGGGCATATCTGTGAGAGGAGACATAGTAGCAGTCAACTCTCTGTTAGATCACCCTGAAGAGCTCCAACCTAGCGAGAGTGAATCAGATGATGAGGGCCCTGAACTTTTGCAGGTGACCAGAGTAGACCGAAAAAATATCCTGGCAAGTGTTGCATTTCCAACAGAAATTAAGGTCGATGTGTGCAGAAGAGTAAATCTGGACATTACTACTTTAATCACATATGTATCTGCCCTCAGCTATGGAGGCTGccactttattttcaaagaaaaagtgcTGACAGAACAAGCAGAGCAAGAGAGGAAAGAGCAGGTTCTACCTCAGCTGGAGGCCTTTATGAAGGACAAGGAGTTGTTTGCTTGTGAATCTGCTGTCAAGGACTTTCAGTCTATTTTAGATACCTTAGGAGGacctggggagagagagagggccaCTATGTTAATTAAGCGAATTAATGTAGTACCAGACCAGCCTTCTGAGCGTGCCTTGAGACTAGTGGCCAGTTCAAAAATTAATAGCCGCTCATTAACAATTTTTGGGACAGGAGACACCCTAAAAGCCATCACAATGACTGCTAATAGTGGTTTTGTCAGAGCTGCGAACAACCAGGGTGTTAAATTTAGTGTGTTTATCCATCAGCCCAGGGCACTTACTGAGAGTAAAGAGGCCCTAGCCACCCCCTTACCAGACTACACAACTGACAGTGAACACTAA